In Megalobrama amblycephala isolate DHTTF-2021 linkage group LG9, ASM1881202v1, whole genome shotgun sequence, the sequence AGACACTGAGGGGCATGTTGTCAGTACGTTTCTGAGTCTGAATCATTGAGTTCATCATCGGGGACGATGAGGCCGTCCTCACGGCCCAGGCTGTTGAATTTACGGTAGGAGACGTGCTCGGACCGCAGCATTGGTAAAGGGTCAAAGGTCACGGTCTTGGATGGGCTGGAGTAATGGTTAATGGTGGTAAACGCGAGGCCCGATATGGTGCTGGGACTGCTGAGGGAGATGGGCATCATGGTGGCGAGTATCAGCGCCAAACAGTCGGCCACGTCTTTGTTCGGGGCACAAGCCAAAGCTGGAGTGTAACCTGGGAAAcacaattaatgtttatttgtatagcgtaTATTTGTATATACGTAGTCAACTACTGTTGTTTTATTgtgcattataaataaaatgagactGAGATATGAGCATGTCCATATATACAGCTATAATAGAACATGTTGTGTATTCAATTAAACAGATACAACAAACATGTAGGCAACAATTACAACTTGTGCTTGTAATGATTAAATTAGAAGGATAACATTTGACAGTTTTGTATGTCCATCCAAATGAactatgaaaaacaaaaatcgGCAGTGAATTTGTACCTCAAAAccattttcacctagtgtaatgcaaatttattgtacagaaatattattatcaGCAGTTCCGTTTACCTGTAATTGACCCATAACCTCACACttccggtcaaaagtttggggacagaaagatttttttctcaccaaggatgcatttatttaatcagaaatacagtgaaaatagtaatattgtgaaatattgttacaattaaaaagaacagttttctgtttgaatacattttaaatttattcctgtgatgcaaatctGAATTTACTGTTGTTTTTGATGAATTTAAGGCATCCttactaaataaaagtatttttttcccccaaacttttgaatggtatactgtatatgtatttttttttttcaatgaagtGAAAGTGAGATTCAATTTAAAATCTTTGATGCAGTGTTATTGTAGTACCACTGAGATgcaattatagtttttattaatattttgaatttgtttttatatttattatttttattttgttttttgtcatttttattagattttttttaaattaatttttatttcagttttagttttttattacaagttaaactaaacaaaaatgagaaataataaaataatattttattttaatttatttcagttaacatgaagtatttattaagtatttttgaagaatttaggtatttatttataattatttaagtaattattaaatatttattgatgatttattaagtattttttatggttttaccGTTTTAGTTATCTAAAATAACCCTGCATTGATGAAAAATGTGGTGTGGTTTTAAACGCTTTAAACGCTCACCGTTTTCATCCACGGCGAGGACACTGGCTCCTTTACCCAGCAGCTCCTGCACGACCACCGTGAGCCCGTTACGAGCGGCAACGTGTAGCGGCCTGAGACACGAGAGAGAGAAGCAGCTCTCTTTAGTCTCGAGATCATGAGGAGAACAAATGGAGGGAGCTTTTGTATGCGTGAGGAGACTGAACTTACGTCTGCAGCGCTGCGTTTGTGCAGTTGATGAGGTTTCTGTCCGTGACCTTCTCAAGAATTAACAAGGCACTGGTTTCATGTCCCTACAGCGCAAACAATTCAAGTGAAAATAGATTTGCATTTCACAGAAGGAAGTACAAGAGCATGCAAGGCTGTAAAAGACATGCTGTCTTTTATGGCTCAGATAGTCtgatataatgagaatatgGAGGGAAATAACACCTCATTTTGTTTTAGAGccccaaactgagcaaaaataagAAATTTGGTCCATTTGTTGTTATATAGTACATGGTCAAAAACCAAGATGAGATATTTATAACAGCATAACACACTGCTTGTACAAATTGGATATAAATATGAGCCGTCACTCTATATTTGCCAATAATATATGGAGttaaattaatgccttaaagttttgcacaaaaataaagttttgcaaaacacaaaaaaaagaattgagcaataaaaaatgttttgcaaacaaaaataaagaattgcaaaggaaaaaaaaatgagcggaaaaaataagttttgcaaacaaaaataataaattgcaaaataaaataaagtagtgcaaaaataaaaatataatcaattacaaaaatcaatgacatctgcaatcctattttatctttgccacatatttttcatgctcagacctactaaatcatttgcaaagctcattttattctgcgtttcagtcaagcgtgcgctcacgatacctggttttcctttgcgctgcacttttctgtgaggatctctttatggcactggtttgacgtgggggtggagtcaagaaacgggggcacgcctccgcgaaatgcattggaagggaacgtaatcggcgacaggtgaaataattctttgacatgcttaaaaataatgaatggtttgtttttgttggtttgtttagcatatgttgtcgccgattacgaccccctccaatgcatttcttataggaatatgacccgttgcgctctgtctcactgcctgtatccacttttgtgtccttaaacattcgtttttttggggtcgacagcttataaaaacttagttctgggttttttagcttgttagctgtacaccttgtcacacagcagctttaggcattgttctgttttttgtaatgagtcagaaaagacaagaaggcagcctcacacaatacaaagtcaatggagacggttggattgtttttcccccggtgggcgtggttttcagattataataaatgcgctctgtctctatgcttgatctgttctgttccgATCTGCGTTTCCTGCCGATGACGtttttcgcgggggcgtgcccccgtttcttgactccacccccacgtcaaaccagcgccataaagagaaccgcacagaaaagtgcagcgcaaaggaaaaccggtatcgtgagcgcacgcttgactgaaacacagaataaaatgagcgttgcaaatgatttagtaggtttgagcatgaaaaatatgtggcaaagataaaataggattacagctgtcattgatttttgtaattgattatatttttatttttgcactacgttattttattttgcaattctttatttttgtttgcaaaatttttttttattgctcaattcttttttttgttttgcaaaactttatttttgtgcaaaactttaaggcattaatttgactccataataATATGTCTTAGCAAGatgatttttaaatgctttaaatatGATACAATAAAGGCTTTTTAACTCATATTTGATTTTGATGCATAGATCCATTTAGCAGCTGGAGGAGCAGCTCTGTTCACATGCTGGTTTGGACTGTGTTGATGTTGTTTGTGTGTACATCAGATGCTGAACTCTAGTGTTTGTACCTTACTGCAGGCCAGATGCAGGGCTGTGTTTCTGTGTGCGTCCTGTAATGTGAAATCTGCTTTCGCGCTGCTCACCAACACCTCTGCAGAAACAAAACACTCGTCATCATCAACATCACTCATATTAACATCACCATCAACACATCCAGCTGCTTTCTGACTGATCTCGATGAGCATGTTGATGTTTACAGTGACTTCACTACACATCTGGTTTAATGATACAGACATTGAAAAGAACCTCTATCGCCCTCTAGAGCCACAGCAACccaataacataaaaaaaaaaataattacatgaAGTTAGATGAAATTAttaaagttgaagtactaaaattacaaaaactacaagataaatagaaaaaaaaaaaaaagacaaaacagttaacaaaacaaaaaaattcaaatgaaaactaaacatataaataaaatattctatCTTTAATAACACTTTGTCGGTATTTAGGAATGTTGTTCACAAAAGTAACGTTACATTATTGTGTTTCTTCAAATTTAAGTACCTACTTATGTTACACTAACATTTCTACAGCATTCGACAGTTCATAAAAGAACATCTGTCTATGAAAAGAGATACACTCGTGTTTAAATGTTTGGGGTTggaaagatttttatttttttgaaagaaatcgtttcataacattaatacagagccccgcacatgacatgcaagaaaaaaaattaaatttatgcacgatttactatttcattcccttgatttataaatcaaatcGTCTGCCAGTAATTTTACTGTGGTATGAAATACAGCAATTACTGGATAATTGTTGCCAgtaagttacagttaatttgacaataaacattttacagtgtacataattataattcataaaatagaaatataataaataattagcaGCAAAAGATGAGAAGTTTTGTCTGTAAAATGTTTTCACtataaactgatttaatttgGACTGAGAGATACAGGGGGAGTGGCTTTATTGTATCACTTTAttcacagctgattggtccagtttTGGTTTGAGATCCCAGAATAAAAGCTGCTTGGAGCAGGTTAGCCGGTTACCAAAAAACAATCCACCTTCATGAGCCCGAAAAGACAGAGTTTGTTCAAACTAATCTTGAACTTAACTATGTAGAAAGTGAAACCAGCTTTGTGCAACAGGTCACAGAACACACACGGGTATCGTGGCTACAGTCCAGTTGAACCTGTGATGACGAGTACTAAGGTTGTTTTACATATCAGTGGAGTTACAAAACAAGAAAGGCTACCTACTCACTGCATTGCCATAACCTCCAGCTCTCCCTCTCTCGACCTACTGTCAGAGCATGATGGGTGGAGCTGCATCCCCCAACCACACCCTAACACTACCATAACCCTATCTCTCCACCCATTAAACAGGCTAAACTCCACCCTTGAGCTCcagagaggtggagctggaTGCTGTGCAGCGAGAACTACTTCAAACAAGACTGAACCGAAAGTAAAAAAGAAGGGACGTCGAGGCTTTAAGTTAACATTGGGTGATTAAACAGCCAGATATTTAGTGGTAAGTTCAAAACTTATTCTTCATGTAATAGACATTTACAAATTAGATGTTATTTAGGTTCATGTGGTTCAGTGCCGGCCCTAGCCTCTTTGGTGCCCtaggcaagattttttttttggcgcccCCTTATATTGCGATTTATCTAAAGGGGCGAATCTAGAAAATTATTTCtagggtggcaaaggggtggcatgaggtctatgaggggtggcaacaccaaagcaagcgctcatgcatagtttttggagatttatagccttacatacacaattgtgttcacaaacattgcattaccagaaagtatatatataccgtttaaaattaattaaataaaaaattcaatatccatcatggcaccaagtaaatacactatatgaaaaacttctaaatgagtctgagcttgtatcactaaaggagatgagcagttttattaatattacacaggcTACTTCAATGGTATATCACattttagtgcaagttaaagagcaacaaaacaatttttgaatttctgttattaacagaggtgggaatgtgtgtgttcacccagaacaccctatcaaccacatactctagcaacacatcagcaactgcatagcaagagcctagcaaccacctagcaacactttagcaatcacccagaacatctatattctggACTAACTGACcaaagtttttacattttaagacTTGAAGTTGGGTTTATGACAAGCCAACATAAATTTGTCCTTCAAACTTTTCAGTCTCtattgtttttcttgattgctaatgcacaattcatgaaacaattcaacattttctcacaactaaaCACAATATCAAAACTATACACCAACTTGCACAAACCTCAAATgtccaggtcaaaataaaatgttctattCAAAAACGtattcttgtctgacaaaatcaaactttggcatcagatgacacacaaaacataacaaatacacagactactgcactgcccagtgaacactagtgagatcaattcatataacactgtaacaaaaatacctctatttcattttactattataaattgatcttgcagtagatgaaaagcatgagaaAAATAAGTATGAACTTGGTATGCACCACAATACAGTATACTATCAATTGCAGTAAAagtaaattcagcatcctctgcacatttggctaaattttattacagtatacagtataGCAGTGTATCTTCTGACACAGACTATATCCCTTGGAAATCATTTCTCAGCGCtgcaaaaaatacagtacagcCTACGTATAACAAATGGCTACAAAGAGAGTTGACAATCACAACATTGAGGGTGTAGCCTACAACGtgaaatttccctcatctaaagtagcatactggtactgtgtaagtttaaaacccctgtaaattattcattcaactccctctcagattttgactggtgtgtcatcagttttgctacctaatgttgtcattttaaacgttttgagaaatgtataatgtgttagcaatcgagaaaagctAAAATACGTTTAGATTCTTACCCCAACTCTGCTATTAGTTTCTGTGATCGGGATCTCcgtattgatttcatgttattgGTTCATCGGATggcaaaaataccttaatttatccatgatgaaagtggagcGGGCGGTCGCTGAATCAGCTCgccaaaaaattactaaaatttcaGACATATTCGGATGGGACATTTCTCACAGGACTTCTGAGTTAGCCGGGAAGCAGCAATTTTCCGATTCACGTACAAATATGGGAAAAAAATCGTAAGTGAACTTGGCtgcgctgtgtttttgactctcaaagaaccggttcataagagtcatttgttaatgaagcaCACTGGGCGCGCTGCGTGCAACCATCATGCACAGTTTAGGCCTATTGAAAGAcgtgttttcttgccattaCTTTGCGTTGCGCAATTTATTTTAGTCATCATATTGAAGCGCCACTCCTGAAAAGCagtacttgaaacactgcttattttattctgtgataatttgggggtggcaaagctttttATTAGGGTGGCACATGCCACCCCGTGCCACCCAGGTAGATCCGCCCCTGTCCACACATCCGGCCTCTTTGGCGCCCCCTAGCGAGATTGCGCCCTTAGCATTTGCCTATACTGCCTATATAACGGGCCGGCTCTGCACGCAGAAAaactatttattatatatttaatatgccgcAGCGCCCAAAATGTATCTGGCCGCGCCGCTCTCTCTATGGAACCGGGCAGGAAAGCTCGTCTCACCTAGAGTTCTTAGTCGAACCTGCCacttatcagccaatcaaaaaaagaaagaggctatacaatagccaatcagaaaatagcactattgtatctgggtaagatttaacgcaacaaccaataaaaaaaagcatatcctgGAATTGTTCACCATCATCGTCGTTCACCCACAGAGGAAACCACTGGAACTCTGAGCATCATGGAGATTGGAGATCTCGGTTGGAGATGTCACTCTTGCCTGTCTTTaaaacttgagagccctgtTTATTTATACTTATTTACATGTTTGTTGACTATATTTATTAGCATTCCTCAAGTAGAATGGTTTTGACTGACGGCGCTCTGAAAAGTGAATAGACGCGCTGAATAAGAGACGGTAAAAGTGAGTGGGTCTAACATCACTGGTCTTAGAAAAAAAGTGAATGGGTCTTGCCCTTCCACATAAAATGGTTCATACATAAAATGGTTCATAAATATGCACTGTGCAAAATGAAAGataatatgatataaaataATCTGTGAAAATAACAGAAGctctaaaaatacattttaacaggcTCAAATAAGCATGAAAATAACTGAAACATAAACAAATTAAGCCTCTAcccaatatatttaaaaattacaatgcAATGAAAATACAGGAATCGGCATTGGCAAGaaccaaaaataaaagtatCGGGATCAGCCTTGTTCTTGAAAAAGTGGTATTGGTGCATATGCAGGGAAAAAAATTTCTGAAATAGTGgcaaatatgatcaaaaatatcataatttatgATTGGAGATAACTGTCATAAGATGCTTAAGCAttgttgtgtaaaaaaaaagaagaaaagttgtgtaaaaaaaaaagttaaacccTGTTAAAATGATCACGAACTCTGTGTTTATATGTTCACAAACagtaaaagtaacactgaagtagtgtcaaatgcagcactaaaaTATTAAGCTTTTGTAAAAGAGTCTAATATagctcaaaacatatttaattatttgtgtGAACAATGataaaatatgtcaaaaattataataaaataaattaaaatattacaaatatttaacaaataaagtacaattcatgtttttgaattcagttttcatttcacatttatttgtatagcgcttttcacagtacatatagtttcaaagcagctttacagaaaatgcatgacagcattacaatttagagtaatctgttatcagaggtgaggtgactgtgtccaaattatgtaatttcagaaatgtacatatataatcatgcagttagctaacaatgaattaagtgtttctgttttaaaaaagagaaacacaacaGGAACATTTGCATGCTGTTGGATATTACTGTAACAGAAAGAGCGAAACTTTAAACAAACATGCTGATTcatacagaaatgcattattaGAAGATATGATGAAAGTAAGCATTTATCTTTTAACTTCACAGATCAAATTAAACTCACAGGCAAGATGCGGAGGAGAAGACACAGCAGCATGACACCACCTCCTGACAGTAAGTAATGAGTAATTCAtatttatccatccattcattcatctatCTATAAATTAATATGTTTGCCATATATGTTATTTACAGTGAatgaaggaggaggaggagaagaagGAGGGggatggggaggaggaggaggaggaggagggggagggggaggaggaggaggaggaggagggggagACGGGGACGGGGGAGGGGAGACGAaggaggagggggaggagggGCAATGAGATGGTTGGGAATATTAGGCATAGGAACATTATTAGCATTTGGAACAGTAAAAGTAGCTAAATCAGGAGCAGCAGCAAAAGTggcggcagcagcagcagcagcagcaggaccAGCAGTGGTGATAGGAGTAGGAGTAGGAGTAGCAGCAGGGGTAGCAGCAGGGTTAGTGATAAATAGATATAGAAGATGACCCCCCCTtagaaacaaaaatcttttattttataatcattTGCTCTAAATTGTATTACATCAAATGAATTTAAAGGTTCATAAAATCCCAAAGCATTTATTCATGAGAGCGGTTTCAGGGTAGAATGCAAGTgtgacttatttaaaaaaaattcataattcCATGAATTCATGTAAGCAAACATTTAAAGCATCTACATTTATAtgaatgtgtttaaaatgtttataaaatgcaaacatgtcacttgttcattttttgggtgatttGTGATGAATTGTATTGGCAAAATAAGGTGTGCAATCAATTACTGGTGTTTTGTCAAACACTAAGGGGATTTCTTAATTCCGCATAAAGATGAATGTGGGGAAACATGAATTACTCCCCCTTTTCAGGTATAAAGTTAAATTGTCTGTTTATACTgtgtaaaataatgttttgtatAGGGAACCCTGAAATATGCCTTGTGTTTTGAAAAGGATGCAGGAGTTTAAAGtgtatgtattttgtttttgttttgttttttgttttaatttcaaTATGTGATATAAACATTTGCAGTTTTTTAGACTTGCCTTTTGTTTAATTTCCTATCAGATAACTAAGATCTGCACACTTCACTGTTCTTTGTAATATAaggatatttttatatttgcattttttgtaatattttgtttgttatttaatTTCTCTGTTTTCTTATCCATAATCTTTTGAGTCATTACATTGAGTCATGTTGTGTGTGATGGTGGATTAGCAGCTAGTGACATTCACTCTTGTGCTGAAGGGGTttgattctggaatccactgctcCAATATTTATCTCttgagtgatttataatcaagttattaatcaacatttatccttgtaaatattacattatttgaaAGATGTATGACCAGAAAGATGTATCTTCAATttatgttaaagcatttattttccttttcatcttcagaCACTAAATAATGATGAATATTGTCTATACCTCTTGTGAGtgagaacatgttatcagtatgttttggggaaaTATGCTGTTCAGCCAACTTCAACTTTAAAAAAGAGACTATGTATCTGTGTTTGTGCGCTAGTATTTTTGTTACAGATCCTGTATTGGAGAGGTGGGCAAAGTGGCGCCCAGAAACGCATATCTGTGACCTAGATCACCCCATGACTAAACTATTTGTGTCATCCAGATAATTGCTGGAGATGTGCGTGTGCCTATCAGTCCATGTGTGGACAATTTCTAAGTTTATCTATTTCTTAGCAAATCAGAATCATTTAACCTGAAGTAATAATGTTAGtggactctgttagagtataattgttgtggaaatgtgaaagtgtgcagagcggcctacgaactGCTTGTGAGAGTTGAAGCTGACTTCTGCTGATGAAGCTGCTTTTCTtcagtaaaaatgtcttttactgtttttttaaactctgTCTCTGGGTCTTCATTCATCATATCTGGTCTTTGAGTCTTAACATTAAATTCCCCTACAGTGAACAATAACTGTGTGATTGAAGTTATTGGACGTTTGTGGTGGACTTATGAATTAGTTTGTGGACTGGACAGCTCTTTCGTCATTggaccttaaaggtgccgtagaatgtgttttcaaaatatgtaatataagtctaaggtgtcccctgaatgtgtctgtgaagtttcagctcaaaataccccatagattttttttttattcatttttctgactgttacgtaacagtcggtgttatgttgagattcgcctgtttttcggaggtcttttaaacaaatgagatttatgtaagaaggaggaaacaatggagtttgagactcactgtatgtcatttccatgtactgaactcttgttattcaactatgccaaggtaaaatcaatttttgattctagggcacctttaatatacatAAACCTATTGTCATTTGTTCACTCAAACAAAATCACCTGTTCAAAATGATAAACTGATAAACTGAAACAACTGCTAAAAAATAGAAGCAAGTGTTGTATTATAGTTTTAAATTGTATGGACACTGACAAACAATTCAGGATAATGAGACCCATTGACACCAATAACTGGAACATGACTTTCACTATATTATCTATGGTTGAAATTTTCATCATTCTTTTTCAGACACTGTTAGCCTATAACCCTTTACCCAGATTGGACATATTGTATGCAGGCCCTTGAAATGAGAACGTGTGACCAAATCcacaattcagctttgcatcaaattacaacaggctacacaaaataacaaaacagttattttaaacgaTTTCCATTGCATGTTTTCGTATAGCATAAAAAAATCATCCGATTCcgtacagcattttttttttttttttttgcaatatcccaaaatgtgcataaaaataagtggatggaaacatagctaatgtaACGTCAGGAAGACACTGGTCAGATGTCAAATATTGGTTGAAAAAGATAAACAGGTTGACGTCTTaaggccaaagtatacttcacttttttaGGTGTATGCTTATATGTGTACATTATAGAAATTAGGCTACCCttatttgtacaactctagcatgaaagaatacaaagatgtttatatGGGTTGTAACTAGTCTAGGGATGTAACAATATCAAAATGTCATGGTACAATAATACCATGGTACAATATTTATtgtgatattaaaaaaaaaaaaaaaaaaagacaaatgaagacaaaaaagtGCCATAAATtttaaagtcaagtcaagtcaagtcaaatttatttatatagcgctttttacaatttgtaattgtttcaaagcagctttacagctTTTAAACAATGATTGAACAGTACAATTATGTACAAATTAACCATGTCATACCCTGTCCTCTTTTCTTTATACTTTAACTGTTGCTTAGAGGTTAGAGGTCAAATAACAGTcccttttataaaataaattgcaCCAGCAACAAAACAAGTCAGTTTGAAACAGGAACTTCCAGTGTAgtgttttcagttttcataaggaaaaatattaaacaaccaataataataaaaaaaaaaataagttgaagacTTCCCTTGTTTTGTTGCCACTTGTTGGCGTAACAATGCAATCGATACAGTCGTTATTTAAAGCACccagttactttcaaaaggtgatttattctattttgattggtaacgtaGACATAAGCGTTTATTctgaataataaacttttgtataCTTCTGTGAATCTGAGATAATTGGAATATTtgtaaaacagaaataatgagACCATGTGGTTGAAatgactgtttgtgaagctgtttatatcTAAACATAACAGCATGAAAAGTGAATCTCTTTAGACTATTTCTAAACATGACAGCGTGAACGTAGATTTGAATgagatgattttatttttgtcaaaggtttaatatacaaaacaataataacgttcagcgcttccaggttctatgtcagaatgctggctcagtattggcagaTGCTGTTTACATGAGCAGCacaacgcatgcgtgtgatgttGACGCAAGAGCCGGCCAATGCTGAGCCGACATTCGGGTACaaacacggaagcgctgaaCTGCGTTCAACTGCGTACAGGGAGAGACGATTTTGTTGAATAAgtcgttttgtttttgcacacaaaatgtattcgtcacttaataacattaaggttgaaacactgtagtGGGCTTTTGtcgatgtttttactacttttctggaccttgaatgtggtaatttcgttgctttctattaaagtaaaaaaaaaaaaaaaacttggattttatcaaaatatcttaatttgtgttctgaagacgaaCAAAGATCtcatgggtgtggaacgacatgagggtgagtaattaatgacagaaattacatttttgagtgaaataaccctttaattgcATTGTATAAATCGCAGCACGTTTCAGATAAATATGCAAGTTATATTACGGAAAAGATAtggtagtaaaaaaaaaactacagagaTGTTGTCAATGAAatagtcattttatttttgtaattatacAGAGTCTATAGACAGCTTTTATGTTGCAGAGAAATGTATAAGAAAACAGTTTTCACAGaaagaaaattttaaaaatgaagtaGCCTAGAATAATTGAGAGCATCGTTTCATACCGACAAATgactttgtttttgttatatatttgtttCAGGCATTCAGCACAGAATAAAAGATTAAAGTAATTCTTTAATACTTGAATAGGTTAATACGTTTGCTGTTCCCta encodes:
- the LOC125275862 gene encoding serine/threonine-protein phosphatase 6 regulatory ankyrin repeat subunit A-like; this encodes MSVSLNQMCSEVTVNINMLIEISQKAAGCVDGDVNMSDVDDDECFVSAEVLVSSAKADFTLQDAHRNTALHLACSKGHETSALLILEKVTDRNLINCTNAALQTPLHVAARNGLTVVVQELLGKGASVLAVDENGYTPALACAPNKDVADCLALILATMMPISLSSPSTISGLAFTTINHYSSPSKTVTFDPLPMLRSEHVSYRKFNSLGREDGLIVPDDELNDSDSETY